Genomic segment of Bacteroidales bacterium:
TTTACGAAAATTTAAATGATGGGGAAATCCGTTTCCGTTATCGGATACACATAGCAGAAGATTATCATTATTGGATTTTTTAAGCAATACTTCTATCCTGCCTTTTTTCATTTCTATAAAAGCATATTTCAGGGAATTTGAAACAAGTTCATTAATAATAAGACCAAGGGTTATAACAGTATCGTACTCCAAAGGTATGCTTTGTACTTTTGTATGTATTTCAACAGAACAGGATTTGTCCCTGTAAATCTGAGATAAATAACCTGTTAATGATCTTAAGTATTCCGGAAAATCGATGTGAGTAAAGTCTTTCGACTGGTATAATTTTTCATGAATCATCGCCATCGATTTTATTCGGGTCTGGCTTTCCCTGTATAATTCAAGTATCTTCGAGTCGTTAATTTGAGCAGCTTGTAAATTCAGCAAGCTGATTATAACCTGCATATTATTTTTTACCCTGTGATGAATTTCTTTGAGAAGAATTTCTTTTTCCTCCAGTTGAGTTTTTATTAAATCTTCTGATTTTAATCTTTCAACAACTTCTTTTTTTAATTTTGAATACGCTTTTTCAAGCTCCTGGGTTCTTTTCTTTACAAGAATCTGAAGCTCTTCCTGGTATTTAAGAAGAATACTTTCAGCTCTTTTTCTTTCAGAAATATTTCGCATGATGGATTGGTAAGTACCGTCGAACATGCGTTTGGTATTCATTTCGATTACAATTTCTCTTTTATCTTTTCTTATTAAAATACGTTCTGTAATAACGGTTTCACCTTTATCAAGCAGGTCATACCTTAAAGGTTTACTATACAATTCTTTCTTAGTAAAGAGTTGCTTCATATTCATTCGAAGCAATTCTTTTCTTGAATAACCGGTGATTTCGCACGATTTAGAATTTACACCAATAAAATTTCCTTTGGAATCACCGAAAAAAAATCCATCTGCTGCTTGTTCAATCAACATCAATAATTTTTCTTCGCTTAGTTTTAATGCTTCTTCGGAGTTTTTTAAATTTGTTATATCTCTTGATATTCCAAGAACTGATTTTACAGTTCGGTTATCATCAAATATAGGGAAAAGACTTGTACTTAACCAATAGTTTTTATTTACAAATAC
This window contains:
- a CDS encoding PAS domain S-box protein; the encoded protein is MKLQNNSKITKDDRLLFLEKENRELKDALNEAHLKYKALSETAQDYIFIVNNKGEVEFVNSYAASVMNKKPEQLIGLSLKNVFQPDLHKRQILNIKKVIKSGKPITIDTKSVFVNKNYWLSTSLFPIFDDNRTVKSVLGISRDITNLKNSEEALKLSEEKLLMLIEQAADGFFFGDSKGNFIGVNSKSCEITGYSRKELLRMNMKQLFTKKELYSKPLRYDLLDKGETVITERILIRKDKREIVIEMNTKRMFDGTYQSIMRNISERKRAESILLKYQEELQILVKKRTQELEKAYSKLKKEVVERLKSEDLIKTQLEEKEILLKEIHHRVKNNMQVIISLLNLQAAQINDSKILELYRESQTRIKSMAMIHEKLYQSKDFTHIDFPEYLRSLTGYLSQIYRDKSCSVEIHTKVQSIPLEYDTVITLGLIINELVSNSLKYAFIEMKKGRIEVLLKKSNNDNLLLCVSDNGNGFPHHLNFRKAKTLGLQLVCSLTEQIGGKISFANSVGTKFSILFPQK